In one window of Nicotiana tabacum cultivar K326 chromosome 12, ASM71507v2, whole genome shotgun sequence DNA:
- the LOC107783289 gene encoding protein PHYLLO, chloroplastic-like, which yields MHSTWSDAPGSRSSPLAIAASTHPATSCIACIDERSLAFHAVGYARSSHKPAVIITSSGTAVSNLHPATVDDWELLPLLIWSIHSSGTLWRTLRNNDHRVSNFAHQLVSRCVCCYRYATDSVNDICCACYFAKTIWRDQFLFFRP from the exons ATGCACTCGACTTGGTCTGACG CTCCAGGCTCACGGTCATCTCCTCTTGCTATTGCTGCTTCTACTCATCCTGCAACAAGTTGTATTGCATGCATTGATGAGCGCTCACTTGCATTTCATGCTGTTGGTTATGCCAGAAGTTCTCATAAACCAGCAGTAATCATCACGTCATCAGGCACAGCAGTTTCAAATCTTCATCCTGCT ACCGTTGATGATTGGGAGCTTCTTCCCTTACTCATTTGGAGTATACATTCCAGTGGCACACTATGGAGAACTTTAAGGAACAATGATCATAGAGTTTCCAATTTTGCACACCAGCTGGTATCAAGATGTGTCTGCTGCTATAGATATGCTACCGACTCAGTGAATGACATCTGCTGCGCATGTTATTTTGCTAAAACTATTTGGAG AGACCAATTCCTCTTCTTTCGACCATAA